From Campylobacter upsaliensis, the proteins below share one genomic window:
- a CDS encoding restriction endonuclease subunit S, producing MRVYKPSGIEWLGEIPQGWEIKKLKYIGEIFGGVTGKTIKDFSKEYKLNFKPYITFTNVCNNAVINPDLMEYVFIDSKEKQNKVLKNDILFLQSSETFEDVGKSAIYLNDDEVYLNTFCKGFRIEREAYPMYLNYLLSSLSYKRYFMSVCSGFTRINLRQEHFLDIPLILPPLQEQKEIAEFLDKKCEKIQNYINKKQKLITLLQEKKQALINEAVCGRVACHTERSEVSTTAYKPSGIEYLGLIPHHWEVARSGLIYKNISSGTTPQSDNDEYYKNGNIFWINSGDLNDSVLTNSKNKITQKAMMAYSALKISPKGSLIIAMYGATIGKVSILGIDACTNQACCVLCESKYLNTRFVFYYFIAKRQDLISMAYGGGQPNISQDIIKNFKIPLPPLQEQKQIANFLDEKCEKINSVIEKTKKQIELVKEYKNTLINEAVCGRINLERK from the coding sequence ATGCGTGTTTATAAACCTAGCGGTATAGAATGGCTTGGGGAGATTCCGCAAGGTTGGGAAATTAAAAAATTAAAATATATTGGGGAAATTTTTGGTGGGGTTACAGGAAAAACAATCAAAGATTTTAGCAAGGAATACAAACTAAATTTTAAACCTTATATTACTTTTACAAATGTTTGCAACAACGCAGTTATCAATCCAGATTTAATGGAATATGTATTTATAGATAGCAAAGAAAAGCAAAATAAAGTTTTAAAAAATGATATTTTATTTTTGCAAAGTAGCGAAACTTTTGAAGATGTAGGAAAAAGTGCAATATATTTAAATGATGATGAAGTATATTTAAATACCTTTTGCAAGGGCTTTAGAATAGAGCGAGAAGCGTATCCTATGTATCTCAATTATCTTTTATCTAGTTTAAGCTATAAAAGATATTTTATGTCTGTTTGTAGTGGATTTACAAGAATTAATTTAAGGCAAGAGCATTTTTTAGATATTCCTTTAATTTTGCCCCCACTCCAAGAGCAAAAAGAGATTGCGGAATTTTTAGATAAAAAATGTGAAAAAATTCAAAATTACATCAACAAAAAGCAAAAGCTCATCACACTTTTACAAGAGAAAAAACAAGCCCTAATTAATGAAGCCGTTTGCGGCAGGGTAGCTTGTCATACTGAGCGTAGCGAAGTATCTACAACCGCCTATAAACCTAGCGGTATAGAATATCTCGGGCTTATTCCACACCACTGGGAAGTGGCAAGAAGCGGATTAATTTATAAAAATATTAGCAGTGGAACGACACCGCAAAGCGACAATGATGAGTATTATAAAAATGGTAATATTTTTTGGATTAACTCTGGGGATTTAAACGATTCTGTATTAACAAATAGCAAAAATAAAATTACACAAAAGGCAATGATGGCATACTCTGCGTTAAAAATTTCCCCCAAAGGCTCTTTGATTATAGCTATGTATGGAGCAACAATAGGGAAAGTATCTATTTTAGGAATTGATGCTTGCACAAATCAGGCGTGTTGTGTTTTATGTGAAAGTAAATATTTGAATACAAGATTTGTTTTTTATTATTTTATTGCAAAAAGACAAGACCTTATTTCAATGGCATATGGTGGCGGACAACCCAATATTAGTCAAGATATTATCAAAAACTTCAAAATCCCCTTACCCCCACTCCAAGAGCAAAAGCAAATCGCAAATTTTTTAGATGAAAAATGTGAAAAAATCAATTCAGTCATAGAGAAAACAAAAAAGCAAATAGAACTTGTGAAGGAATACAAAAACACACTCATAAACGAAGCCGTTTGTGGTAGGATAAATTTAGAAAGGAAGTAA
- a CDS encoding type I restriction-modification system subunit M, translating to MQIHQFQPIISFIWSVADDLLRDVYVKGKYRDVILPMTILRRLDAILEPTKDKVLETYNEDKDIADEDTLKDLLCNASETTFYNHSNFTLKKLLNDPKNIRINFENYLEGFSENIKDIITKFKFKNQLDTLDEAKILYGVIERFCSPKINLSMHDIKDDKGEVIHKGLSNLGMGYVFEELIRRFNEENNEEAGEHFTPRELIELMTHLVFLPIKDRIQKGTFTIYDNACGSGGMLTESKDFITDEKGLIQSKATIYLYGQEINPETYAICKADMLIKGENPDNIKYGSTLSEDKLSGEKFDFMLTNPPYGKSWEKDQKELDVSKKGGITTCNDPRFQVGITSKSDGQMMFLLNMLSKMKKPSENNGVGSRIASVHNGSSLFNSDSGMVAIRKYIIENDLLEAIIALPTNMFYNTGIPTFIWILTNNKIESKKGKVQLINATKETYYTKMKKSLGQKQNNMTKEHIDKITNLFLANIQNDDCKIYDNTEFGYAKIIIERPKSIEILLNDEKFQALEQKDELVSKLKELEANPQDFTSKEDFINFLDVKLKKAEENLLIDSDKTNNTEKIPLTQDIQSYYENEVKPYVPNSWIAWESKVVGYEILFNKYFYTYTAPRSLESINKDLQDLEQETQDLLREIL from the coding sequence ATGCAAATCCATCAATTTCAGCCTATTATTAGTTTTATTTGGAGTGTGGCAGATGATTTACTGCGTGATGTGTATGTAAAGGGTAAATACCGCGATGTTATCCTGCCTATGACGATTTTAAGGAGGCTAGATGCTATCTTAGAGCCGACAAAAGATAAAGTTTTAGAGACTTACAACGAAGACAAAGATATAGCAGATGAAGATACTCTAAAAGATTTACTATGCAATGCAAGTGAGACCACATTCTACAACCACTCAAATTTCACACTTAAAAAGCTCTTAAATGACCCCAAAAACATTAGAATCAATTTTGAAAACTACCTTGAAGGCTTTAGTGAAAATATCAAAGACATTATCACAAAGTTTAAATTCAAAAATCAGCTTGATACACTTGATGAAGCAAAAATCCTTTATGGCGTTATAGAGCGATTTTGCTCTCCTAAAATCAATCTCTCTATGCACGATATTAAAGACGATAAAGGCGAAGTTATCCATAAGGGCTTAAGCAACCTCGGTATGGGCTATGTCTTTGAAGAGCTTATAAGAAGATTTAATGAAGAGAATAATGAAGAAGCTGGAGAGCATTTTACACCCAGAGAGCTTATAGAGCTTATGACACATTTAGTCTTTTTGCCTATAAAAGATAGAATCCAAAAAGGCACTTTTACTATCTATGATAATGCTTGTGGAAGCGGCGGTATGCTTACAGAATCTAAAGACTTTATCACAGATGAAAAAGGGCTTATCCAATCTAAAGCTACAATTTATCTCTACGGGCAGGAGATAAACCCAGAAACCTACGCCATTTGTAAAGCCGATATGCTGATAAAGGGCGAAAATCCCGACAATATCAAATACGGCTCAACCCTAAGCGAAGACAAACTAAGCGGCGAAAAATTTGACTTTATGCTGACAAATCCCCCTTATGGCAAATCGTGGGAAAAAGACCAAAAAGAATTAGATGTCAGCAAAAAAGGCGGAATCACCACTTGCAATGACCCAAGATTTCAGGTAGGCATTACAAGTAAAAGCGATGGGCAGATGATGTTTTTGCTAAATATGCTAAGCAAGATGAAAAAGCCAAGCGAGAATAATGGCGTAGGCTCTCGCATAGCCTCCGTGCATAATGGCAGCTCACTTTTTAATAGCGATAGCGGTATGGTAGCTATCCGCAAATACATCATAGAAAACGACCTCCTAGAAGCCATCATCGCCTTGCCTACAAATATGTTTTATAACACAGGCATTCCTACTTTTATATGGATTCTAACTAACAACAAAATAGAATCTAAAAAAGGCAAAGTCCAGCTCATAAATGCCACAAAAGAGACATATTACACAAAGATGAAAAAGTCCCTAGGGCAAAAGCAAAATAATATGACAAAAGAACATATAGACAAGATTACAAATCTTTTCTTAGCAAATATACAAAATGATGACTGCAAGATTTATGATAACACCGAGTTTGGTTATGCTAAAATCATCATTGAGAGACCAAAAAGCATAGAAATTTTACTAAACGATGAGAAATTTCAAGCCCTAGAGCAAAAAGATGAGCTTGTATCAAAGCTTAAGGAGCTAGAGGCAAATCCGCAAGATTTCACAAGCAAAGAAGACTTTATAAACTTCCTTGATGTCAAACTCAAAAAAGCAGAGGAAAATTTACTCATAGATTCTGATAAGACAAACAACACGGAGAAAATCCCCCTCACACAAGATATACAAAGCTACTATGAAAACGAAGTAAAGCCCTATGTGCCAAACTCTTGGATAGCGTGGGAAAGCAAAGTGGTAGGCTATGAGATTTTGTTTAACAAATATTTCTATACCTACACAGCCCCACGAAGCCTAGAATCTATCAATAAAGATTTACAAGACTTAGAGCAAGAAACGCAGGATTTATTAAGGGAGATTCTATAA
- a CDS encoding membrane protein: MINKNKLFRQIHIYTSLFFLPCAVLFAFTGMAYIFGFNQDVGLKTQNYILQKNIEAGKERETLLEFLKENHLKIPSNTELRIGKGKGNGNSANVMLMGGTHYSVEMKPVANHYEITLKTRSILGDMIMLHKDKAAWYFSVLSVGFGVVLFLLYLSGLMITFFASKKDRAKQLTTFAIGLLVTILLAYLSL; the protein is encoded by the coding sequence ATGATTAACAAAAATAAGCTTTTTAGGCAAATTCACATTTACACTAGTCTTTTTTTCTTACCCTGTGCTGTGCTTTTTGCTTTTACTGGTATGGCTTATATTTTTGGTTTCAATCAAGATGTGGGACTTAAAACGCAAAATTATATTTTGCAAAAAAATATAGAGGCGGGTAAGGAACGCGAGACGCTTTTAGAATTTTTAAAAGAAAATCATTTAAAAATTCCAAGTAATACCGAACTTCGCATTGGTAAGGGTAAAGGTAATGGAAATTCGGCTAATGTGATGTTAATGGGAGGGACGCATTATAGTGTAGAAATGAAACCTGTGGCAAATCATTATGAGATTACGCTTAAAACTAGAAGCATTTTAGGAGATATGATAATGCTGCATAAAGATAAAGCGGCGTGGTATTTTTCCGTGCTTTCTGTGGGCTTTGGGGTGGTGCTATTTTTACTTTATCTTTCTGGGCTTATGATAACATTTTTTGCAAGTAAAAAGGATAGGGCTAAACAGCTTACGACTTTTGCTATCGGGCTTTTAGTAACGATACTTTTAGCTTATTTAAGTTTATAA
- a CDS encoding ammonia-forming cytochrome c nitrite reductase subunit c552 — protein MNKKGPLYFGIIVVIALIGGVLWLNNDVNQKQQESVGGIVSKNFVEMSDDNPTFDEWGKNFPDYLDMYLTVEKEKPFETDFGGNLAYSKLIRYPQLTVLWAGYPFSIDANEERGHFWIQVDQMDTARNNKDFLNAHGFAGFGGQPTACMNCHSGWTPWLLKNVAKDDWVAFNSTKYWTMIKNIPAVNGYEEGSVEHSGPHGGKRMGVTCADCHTPNNMSLRLTRPAAINALVARGYERDAEQGVKATREEMRTLVCSQCHVEYYFKPTGEKVKVMGESIANDTSKKWWNGTQKTYDEFDTWRDGNKPTEIEVAGIELVFPWSEWKKGEPFRIEMFDEYYEKVRKVFDKDWAHKISGAPMIKIQHPESELYSGGVHAANGVSCADCHMPYIRKGAKKMTQHNITSPLADINAACKTCHNQSEDYLKAQIKDIQNSTAHNLRTAEYAIVSLITDIKTMRDALGALESYQSEGKADVKKINEELNEVLELHRKAQMRADFIGAENSTGFHNPRESSRMLLQAVDMARMGQTKLVEIANANGIADFKTSNLGFEDMQKLNPGEIRYKVELNGHKEGERYYKHDNVNGSPSNALIERDKNLKPYNHQVIDKQ, from the coding sequence ATGAATAAGAAGGGTCCTTTATACTTCGGTATAATCGTAGTTATCGCTTTAATCGGCGGAGTGTTATGGCTTAATAATGATGTGAATCAAAAGCAACAAGAAAGCGTAGGAGGTATCGTCAGTAAAAATTTCGTGGAGATGAGTGATGATAATCCTACCTTTGATGAGTGGGGTAAAAATTTCCCTGATTATTTAGATATGTATTTGACTGTGGAGAAGGAAAAGCCTTTTGAGACGGATTTTGGTGGAAATTTGGCTTATTCTAAACTTATCCGCTATCCGCAGCTTACTGTGCTTTGGGCGGGGTATCCCTTTTCTATTGACGCAAATGAAGAAAGGGGACATTTTTGGATACAAGTTGATCAAATGGACACAGCTAGAAATAACAAAGATTTTCTTAACGCTCACGGCTTTGCAGGTTTTGGCGGACAGCCAACAGCCTGTATGAATTGCCATAGTGGTTGGACTCCTTGGCTTTTGAAAAATGTCGCTAAAGATGACTGGGTAGCGTTTAACTCGACTAAATACTGGACTATGATTAAAAATATCCCAGCGGTTAATGGCTATGAAGAAGGCTCAGTAGAGCATAGCGGACCACACGGAGGTAAGAGAATGGGCGTAACCTGTGCGGACTGCCATACTCCAAATAATATGAGCTTAAGACTTACACGCCCAGCCGCTATCAATGCCTTAGTGGCTAGAGGTTATGAAAGAGATGCGGAGCAGGGCGTGAAAGCGACTAGAGAAGAAATGAGAACTTTAGTTTGCTCGCAGTGCCATGTGGAGTATTATTTCAAACCAACAGGCGAAAAAGTTAAGGTTATGGGCGAAAGTATAGCAAATGATACAAGCAAAAAATGGTGGAACGGCACACAAAAAACTTACGATGAATTTGACACTTGGAGAGATGGTAACAAGCCTACCGAAATCGAAGTAGCTGGGATAGAGCTTGTTTTCCCTTGGAGTGAGTGGAAAAAAGGTGAGCCATTTAGAATAGAAATGTTTGACGAATATTATGAAAAAGTGCGTAAAGTTTTTGACAAAGACTGGGCGCATAAAATCAGCGGTGCGCCTATGATTAAAATTCAACACCCTGAAAGTGAGCTTTATAGTGGTGGTGTGCATGCGGCAAATGGTGTAAGTTGTGCGGATTGTCATATGCCTTATATTAGAAAAGGTGCGAAGAAAATGACTCAGCATAATATCACTTCACCTTTAGCAGACATTAACGCTGCTTGTAAAACTTGTCATAATCAAAGTGAGGATTATCTTAAAGCTCAAATTAAAGATATTCAAAACTCAACCGCACATAATCTAAGAACAGCAGAATATGCAATCGTTAGTCTTATCACAGACATTAAAACAATGCGTGATGCACTTGGTGCTTTAGAATCTTATCAAAGCGAAGGTAAGGCAGATGTGAAGAAGATTAATGAAGAGTTAAATGAAGTTTTAGAGCTTCATAGAAAAGCACAAATGAGAGCTGATTTCATCGGTGCGGAAAATTCAACAGGCTTTCATAATCCAAGAGAAAGTTCTAGAATGCTTTTACAAGCTGTGGATATGGCTAGAATGGGTCAAACTAAGCTTGTAGAAATCGCTAACGCAAATGGCATAGCAGATTTTAAAACCTCAAATTTAGGCTTTGAAGATATGCAAAAGCTAAATCCGGGCGAGATACGCTACAAAGTCGAGCTTAACGGACATAAGGAGGGAGAACGCTATTATAAGCACGATAATGTCAATGGTAGCCCATCAAATGCCCTAATCGAAAGGGATAAAAATCTCAAGCCTTACAATCATCAAGTCATTGATAAGCAATAA
- the nrfH gene encoding cytochrome c nitrite reductase small subunit: MGQKRAFTNLFGIFLLLLFALFAVGFYTFYNAKGISYFSNASESCNNCHIMNEVYNDYLAASHSKKVKGEPRASCVDCHLPHQGVKKWVAKAESGLSHAYAFTFKLDELPTNLSATQKSKEMVQDNCIRCHGDYAGAAINATSNPHKDNSLSCVSCHSGVGHKRGF, encoded by the coding sequence TTGGGGCAAAAAAGAGCTTTTACGAATCTTTTTGGCATTTTTTTACTCTTGCTTTTTGCTTTGTTTGCTGTGGGTTTTTATACCTTTTATAATGCAAAGGGCATTTCTTATTTTAGTAATGCTAGCGAGTCTTGTAATAATTGCCATATTATGAATGAGGTTTATAACGACTATTTGGCGGCTTCTCATTCTAAAAAGGTCAAAGGAGAGCCAAGAGCTAGTTGTGTGGATTGTCATTTGCCACATCAAGGTGTTAAAAAATGGGTTGCAAAGGCTGAGAGTGGCTTATCTCACGCTTACGCTTTTACCTTTAAGCTTGATGAGTTGCCGACAAATTTGAGTGCGACACAAAAAAGTAAAGAAATGGTGCAGGATAATTGCATTCGTTGCCACGGTGATTACGCTGGGGCAGCTATCAATGCGACAAGTAACCCACATAAAGATAATTCTTTAAGCTGTGTATCGTGCCATAGTGGTGTCGGTCATAAACGCGGATTTTAA
- a CDS encoding TIGR00366 family protein, with protein MDYRLLIAAAYSGFIVWHTGLSGSIPLTLSSGGEALAKSTAGILSQSIPSSMTIFSSFNLTIIVVYLPFLLASIHPTKENTLEIDKKILERENKDLEVINYSQNKSLAVWLENSFLVSFFNFHYGFYLYYLTFYKGWRFKFKCFKYDFFIFGNFTSQKACFIY; from the coding sequence GTGGATTATCGTTTGCTTATAGCAGCGGCTTATTCTGGCTTTATAGTGTGGCACACAGGACTTTCAGGCTCTATACCTTTGACTCTCTCAAGCGGAGGTGAAGCTTTAGCGAAAAGCACGGCTGGAATTTTAAGCCAGAGCATACCTAGCTCTATGACTATATTTTCAAGTTTTAATCTTACTATTATTGTAGTGTATTTGCCTTTTTTACTTGCTTCTATCCACCCTACTAAAGAAAATACTTTAGAGATTGATAAAAAGATTTTAGAGCGGGAAAATAAAGATTTAGAAGTCATTAATTATAGTCAAAATAAAAGTTTAGCCGTTTGGCTTGAGAATAGTTTTTTGGTGAGTTTTTTTAATTTCCATTATGGGTTTTATTTATATTATCTCACATTTTATAAAGGGTGGAGATTTAAATTTAAATGTTTTAAATATGATTTTTTTATTTTTGGAAATTTTACTTCACAAAAAGCCTGTTTTATATATTAA
- a CDS encoding TIGR00366 family protein encodes MLRAFTQICVNMASRFFCFGGNFNPFCFLSVWGFTSQDPLQIVQNWGFELVISAIFAKEIAKKVIKVWIIVCL; translated from the coding sequence ATGTTAAGAGCTTTTACGCAAATTTGTGTTAATATGGCTTCCAGATTCTTTTGTTTTGGTGGCAATTTTAACCCTTTTTGTTTTTTATCTGTGTGGGGTTTTACAAGTCAAGATCCTTTGCAAATCGTGCAAAATTGGGGTTTTGAGCTGGTTATATCGGCGATTTTTGCAAAAGAAATTGCAAAAAAGGTTATAAAGGTGTGGATTATCGTTTGCTTATAG
- a CDS encoding CoA transferase subunit A: MNKIIINLNEAFKDIKDGVTLLVGGFGLCKIPEYAIAKIKELGVKNLTIVSNNCGVDDFGLGLLLQNRQIQKIIASYVGENKTFKQQFINGELEVVLTPQGTLAEQLRAGGVGIAGFYTQTGVSTLIAEGKEHKEFDGKTYILERAIRGDFALVKAQKADRFGNLIFNKTARNFNPLCAMAGQITLVEVEEIVDEIEPDSVHLSGIYVYFVYCGENYEKRIKKVITKG, translated from the coding sequence ATGAATAAAATTATTATAAATTTAAATGAGGCTTTTAAAGATATAAAAGATGGCGTAACGCTTTTGGTTGGAGGATTTGGTCTGTGTAAAATCCCTGAATATGCCATTGCAAAAATTAAAGAACTTGGGGTTAAAAATTTAACCATAGTGAGTAATAATTGTGGCGTAGATGATTTTGGCTTAGGTCTCTTACTTCAAAATAGACAGATACAAAAAATCATCGCTTCTTATGTGGGAGAAAATAAGACTTTTAAACAGCAATTTATCAATGGTGAGCTTGAAGTCGTTCTCACACCGCAAGGCACATTAGCCGAGCAGCTTCGAGCGGGTGGAGTCGGTATAGCTGGATTTTACACGCAAACAGGCGTTAGCACTTTGATTGCAGAGGGTAAGGAGCATAAGGAATTTGATGGGAAAACTTATATTTTAGAAAGAGCGATTAGGGGCGATTTTGCCTTAGTTAAGGCTCAAAAAGCGGATCGATTTGGCAATCTTATCTTTAATAAAACGGCTAGAAATTTTAATCCACTTTGTGCTATGGCAGGTCAAATAACCCTAGTCGAAGTTGAGGAAATTGTCGATGAAATCGAGCCTGATAGCGTCCATTTGAGTGGAATTTATGTCTATTTTGTCTATTGTGGGGAAAATTATGAAAAACGCATAAAAAAAGTCATTACGAAAGGATAA
- a CDS encoding DNA polymerase III subunit gamma/tau: MLQALAIKYRPKTFDELIGQKAVSASLRYALNSKRLAHAYLFSGLRGSGKTSSARIFSRALVCDEGPNATPCGTCKQCIAALEGKHIDIIEMDAASNRGLEDIQSLIEQTKYAPSMARFKIFIIDEVHMLTPQAANALLKTLEEPPSYVKFILATTDPLKLPATVLSRTQHFRFKQIAQSEILTHLKDILNKEGVKFEEEALKFIARSGSGSLRDTLTLLDQAIIFSENHISTAKITEMLGFLDPSKIKEFYHAILHKDRERVFEFLEELQDYEASSVIDEMLFYLKESFFARSEEFSTLIYERFFRILSRAKNLLCDDDGFTLCVMAFMMMEASYLKEIDMQISDLQSQIKEPLEQSKAKENIKIEKAIKSQTNQNAYELLLEKIYDRDYELAECFKKSTKFIAYENEVLIISSNAQGQNRTLLNQGFKLIQELLRENFGTNAKIEVRKEVVIDESKLQSLKQNISENDLNSQFDELRKNAKKADSQGETKEALRQCFGDPQVE; encoded by the coding sequence ATGCTTCAAGCCTTAGCGATTAAATACCGCCCTAAAACCTTCGATGAATTAATTGGACAAAAAGCTGTTAGTGCGAGTTTAAGATACGCCCTAAATTCCAAACGCCTTGCTCACGCCTATCTTTTTTCAGGGCTTCGTGGTAGCGGGAAAACTTCAAGTGCTAGAATTTTCTCTCGTGCCCTTGTGTGCGATGAAGGACCAAATGCCACACCTTGCGGCACTTGTAAGCAGTGTATCGCCGCACTTGAAGGTAAGCACATCGACATTATAGAAATGGATGCAGCGAGCAATAGGGGGCTTGAAGATATACAAAGCCTTATAGAACAGACAAAATACGCTCCCTCAATGGCGCGTTTTAAAATTTTCATCATTGATGAGGTGCATATGCTCACCCCACAAGCAGCAAATGCCCTGCTTAAGACCCTTGAAGAGCCACCAAGCTATGTGAAATTTATACTTGCTACGACCGACCCCTTAAAGCTTCCAGCGACCGTTCTTTCGCGAACTCAACATTTTCGCTTTAAGCAAATTGCTCAAAGTGAAATTTTGACACATCTTAAAGATATCTTAAATAAAGAAGGTGTGAAATTTGAAGAAGAGGCTTTAAAATTTATAGCAAGAAGTGGAAGTGGCTCTTTACGCGATACTCTTACGCTTTTAGACCAAGCCATTATTTTTAGTGAAAATCATATTAGCACTGCTAAAATTACAGAGATGCTAGGCTTTTTAGACCCGTCCAAAATTAAGGAATTTTACCACGCTATTTTACATAAAGACAGAGAAAGGGTGTTTGAATTTTTAGAAGAGCTTCAAGATTATGAAGCAAGTAGTGTGATAGATGAAATGCTTTTTTATCTCAAAGAAAGTTTTTTTGCAAGAAGCGAGGAATTTTCAACTCTGATTTACGAAAGATTTTTTAGGATACTTTCAAGAGCTAAGAATTTGCTTTGTGACGATGATGGATTTACGCTTTGCGTGATGGCTTTTATGATGATGGAGGCAAGCTATCTTAAGGAAATCGATATGCAAATTAGCGATCTTCAAAGTCAAATTAAAGAGCCTTTAGAGCAAAGTAAAGCAAAAGAAAATATTAAAATAGAAAAGGCGATAAAGTCTCAAACAAATCAAAACGCTTATGAGCTTTTGCTTGAAAAAATTTATGATAGAGATTATGAGCTTGCTGAATGTTTTAAGAAAAGCACGAAATTTATAGCTTATGAAAACGAGGTTTTAATTATTAGCTCTAATGCACAGGGGCAAAATCGCACTTTGTTAAATCAAGGCTTTAAATTAATTCAAGAATTACTAAGAGAAAATTTTGGCACAAATGCTAAGATAGAAGTGAGAAAAGAAGTTGTTATAGACGAAAGTAAATTGCAAAGTCTTAAGCAAAATATTAGTGAAAATGATTTAAATTCGCAATTTGATGAATTGCGTAAAAATGCTAAAAAAGCAGACTCTCAAGGTGAAACTAAAGAAGCCTTAAGGCAATGTTTTGGCGATCCTCAAGTGGAGTAA
- the rho gene encoding transcription termination factor Rho has product MEKEKKHQRTHVPVEGYKIEDLKLLDLENLVKIANECEIENPREFRRQELIFEILKAQTKKGGFILFTGILELSPEGYGFLRGMDANLSDSVNDAYVSNSQIRKFALRIGDIVTGQVREPKDQEKYYALLKIEAINYLPLKEAKERPLFDNLTPIFPTEKIRLEYDAMKLTGRVLDLFTPIGKGQRGLIVAPPRTGKTELMKELATAIAKNHPEMHLIVLLVDERPEEVTDMQRCVKGEVFSSTFDLPAYNHVRVAELVIEKAKRMVEMGKDVIILLDSITRLARAYNTATPSSGKVLSGGVDANALHKPKRFFGAARNIENGGSLTIIATALIDTGSRMDEVIFEEFKGTGNSEIVLDRNISDRRIYPAINIIKSGTRKEELLQGVTNLQKIWAIRSAISQMDDVEALKFLYSKMLKTKDNTELLSIMNE; this is encoded by the coding sequence ATGGAAAAAGAAAAAAAACATCAAAGAACGCATGTTCCCGTTGAGGGCTATAAAATAGAAGATTTAAAGCTACTTGACTTAGAAAATTTAGTTAAAATCGCAAATGAGTGCGAGATAGAAAATCCTAGAGAATTTCGCAGACAAGAATTAATTTTTGAAATTTTAAAAGCACAAACTAAAAAAGGTGGCTTTATCCTTTTCACGGGGATTTTAGAGCTTAGTCCCGAAGGGTATGGCTTTTTAAGGGGAATGGATGCTAATTTAAGCGATAGTGTAAATGATGCTTATGTTTCAAATTCGCAAATTCGCAAATTTGCTTTAAGGATAGGCGATATCGTTACTGGGCAGGTTAGAGAGCCAAAGGACCAAGAGAAATATTATGCACTTTTAAAAATCGAAGCGATTAATTACCTTCCTTTAAAAGAGGCGAAAGAAAGACCTCTTTTTGATAATCTTACTCCCATTTTTCCCACAGAAAAAATTAGGCTTGAATACGATGCGATGAAACTCACGGGTAGGGTGCTAGATCTTTTCACTCCCATAGGTAAGGGGCAAAGAGGTCTCATAGTCGCACCGCCTCGCACGGGTAAAACAGAACTGATGAAGGAATTAGCCACAGCCATAGCTAAAAATCACCCAGAAATGCATTTAATCGTGCTTTTAGTCGATGAAAGACCTGAAGAAGTTACTGATATGCAACGATGTGTTAAGGGTGAGGTATTTAGCTCGACTTTTGATTTACCTGCTTATAACCATGTGCGTGTGGCTGAGCTTGTTATAGAAAAAGCAAAAAGAATGGTAGAAATGGGTAAAGATGTCATCATCTTGCTAGATAGCATCACGCGTCTTGCAAGAGCTTATAATACTGCGACTCCAAGCTCTGGCAAGGTTTTAAGCGGGGGTGTGGATGCAAATGCTTTGCATAAGCCAAAACGCTTTTTTGGAGCAGCTAGAAATATAGAAAATGGCGGCTCTTTAACCATCATCGCCACCGCTCTTATCGACACAGGATCAAGAATGGACGAGGTGATTTTCGAAGAATTTAAAGGCACTGGAAATAGCGAAATCGTGCTAGATAGAAATATTTCCGATCGCCGCATTTATCCGGCTATTAATATCATCAAATCAGGCACAAGAAAAGAAGAGCTTTTGCAAGGAGTTACAAATCTGCAAAAAATTTGGGCGATTCGCTCTGCTATTTCACAAATGGACGATGTGGAAGCGCTTAAATTTTTATATTCTAAAATGCTTAAAACAAAAGACAATACCGAGCTTTTATCTATAATGAATGAGTAG